The Phytohabitans houttuyneae genome has a segment encoding these proteins:
- a CDS encoding DUF998 domain-containing protein: protein MTTVAPVRDSARIRLTAGVLAAPLFLLVSAVQLPFNPGLDLTEHAFSYLSIGPTGPLQQANFVLMGLAHIVAATALVRALTGRTAYAAAALLAAHGLGQVVAGLFTLDPSNGFPAGAPPGLPQTVTTHGHLHGLGFGLSIVSWWRCSSCWPAGSRGAGAASRAASEPTARKPAWPGAVPARRPRWWSRRLA from the coding sequence ATGACCACCGTCGCACCCGTCCGTGACTCAGCCCGGATCCGGCTCACCGCCGGTGTGCTCGCGGCCCCGCTGTTCCTGCTCGTCAGTGCGGTGCAGCTGCCGTTCAACCCGGGCCTCGACCTCACCGAGCACGCGTTCAGCTACTTGAGCATCGGTCCGACCGGCCCGCTACAGCAGGCGAACTTCGTGCTGATGGGGTTGGCACACATCGTCGCGGCGACCGCCCTCGTGCGTGCCCTGACCGGCCGGACCGCATACGCCGCCGCGGCGCTGCTGGCCGCCCACGGGCTCGGCCAGGTTGTCGCCGGGCTGTTCACCCTCGACCCGTCGAACGGCTTTCCCGCGGGCGCGCCGCCGGGCCTGCCGCAGACCGTCACCACCCACGGCCATCTGCACGGGCTTGGGTTCGGCCTCTCGATCGTGTCGTGGTGGCGCTGCTCGTCGTGTTGGCCCGCTGGTTCGCGCGGGGCGGGCGCCGCCTCTCGGGCGGCCAGCGAGCCAACCGCGCGCAAGCCGGCATGGCCTGGGGCTGTGCCGGCGCGGCGGCCGCGCTGGTGGTCACGGCGGCTTGCCTGA